The genomic interval CGATACCCTTGGCCTTGGCCGATTCGGCGATCCGGCGCCCGACCATGTAGGCCACGGCGCACTTGCCGGTCAGCTCCTCGGGCACTTCCAGGTCGCCGACCATCGTGCTGTCGGCGGCGACCAGCGTGTTGCCGACCACGTCGTCGATCATCTGGGCGTAGATCGACTTGTTGCTGCGGGCCACCGACAAGCGCGGTCGCTCGGCGGTGCCGACGACGGTCTTGCGCGTGCGGATCCTCCGCTTGCTGCGCGCCGTGATCCTGTCCTTCGCACTATCTTTCATCCCGGGTCACCTCCCGACGCTGACCTGTTTACTTGGCCGCGGCCTTGCCCGCCTTGCGGACGACGAGTTCGTCGACGTAGCGAATGCCCTTGCCCTTGTAGGGTTCGGGCTTGCGATAGGCGCGGATCTCGGCAGCCACCTGTCCCACCAGCTGCTTGTCGATGCCCTTGACGTCGATTCGCGTCTGCTCGGGACAGACGATCTCGATGCCGTCGGGGATCGGGTACTCCACCGGGTGGCTGTACTGCAGTTGCAGGTCGAGAATCTCGCCCTTGACCTGCGCGCGGTAACCGACGCCGATGATCTCCAGCGACTTGACGAAGCCCTCAGTGACGCCGGTGACCTGGTTGGCGATGAGCGCCCTGACCAGGCCGTGACGTGCTTTCATGGGCTTGCTTTCGTCGGGGCGGCCGACGACGAGTTGGCCGTCCCCGAGCTCGAAGGTCAGCCCCTCGGGTATATGCTGCCGCAGCTCCCCCTTGGGGCCCTTCACCACCGAGGTGTCACCCTCGATCGTGACGGTCACCCCGTCGGGTATGGGAATC from bacterium carries:
- the rplR gene encoding 50S ribosomal protein L18, with product MKDSAKDRITARSKRRIRTRKTVVGTAERPRLSVARSNKSIYAQMIDDVVGNTLVAADSTMVGDLEVPEELTGKCAVAYMVGRRIAESAKAKGIETVVFDRSGYLYHGRVAALAKGARDGGLKF
- the rplF gene encoding 50S ribosomal protein L6, with protein sequence MSRIGLKPIPIPDGVTVTIEGDTSVVKGPKGELRQHIPEGLTFELGDGQLVVGRPDESKPMKARHGLVRALIANQVTGVTEGFVKSLEIIGVGYRAQVKGEILDLQLQYSHPVEYPIPDGIEIVCPEQTRIDVKGIDKQLVGQVAAEIRAYRKPEPYKGKGIRYVDELVVRKAGKAAAK